A section of the Melopsittacus undulatus isolate bMelUnd1 chromosome 3, bMelUnd1.mat.Z, whole genome shotgun sequence genome encodes:
- the HADHB gene encoding trifunctional enzyme subunit beta, mitochondrial isoform X2: MSCMLTYTIRNLPASSAWAARGFVRSLSCSSPLQAAVQPKTKKTLAKSGVKNIVVVEGVRIPFLQSGTTYVDLMPHDLARAALQGLLNRTSVPRDVVDYIVYGTVIQEVKTSNVAREAALGAGFSDKTPAHTVTMACISSNQAMTTGVGMIAAGQCDVVVAGGAELMSDVPIRHSRKMRKTMLTLNRAKTLGQKLAVISKIRPDYFAPELPAVAEFSTSETMGHSADRLAAAFAISRLEQDEYALRSHTLAKKAQDGGMLVDVVPFKVPGKETVTKDNGIRPSSLEQMGKLKPAFVKPYGTVTAANSSFLTDGASAVLLMSEEKALALGYKPKAYLRDFVYVSQDPKDQLLLGPTYATPKVLEKAGLTMADIDVFEFHEAFAGQILANLKAMDSDWFAQNYMGRKSKVGAPPLEKFNTWGGSLSLGHPFAATGCRLVITAAHRLKKEGGQYGLVAACAAGGQGHAMLVELYPQ; the protein is encoded by the exons TCCAGCCTAAGACTAAGAAGACCTTAGCCAAAAGTGGTGTGAAGAATATTGTTGTGGTGGAGGGTGTCCGTATTCCATTTTTGCAGTCTGGCACCAC GTACGTGGATCTTATGCCACATGACCTAGcaagagcagcactgca GGGGTTACTGAACCGGACCAGCGTCCCAAGGGATGTTGTGGATTACATTGTTTATGGCACAGTTATCCAGGAGGTGAAAACAAGTAATGTGGCCAGAGAG GCTGCCTTGGGAGCCGGTTTCTCTGACAAAACTCCAGCCCATACAGTCACCATGGCTTGTATTTCTTCCAACCAGGCTATGACCACAG GTGTGGGTATGATTGCAGCTGGACAGTGCGATGTCGTCGTAGCAGGGGGTGCGGAGTTAATGTCAGACGTTCCCATTCGGCACAGTAGGAAGATGAGGAAGACAATGCTGACTCTTAACCGAGCCAAGACCTTGGGCCAAAAGCTTGCCGTGATTTCCAAAATTCGCCCTGACTACTTTGCTCCTGAG cTTCCAGCTGTGGCAGAGTTCTCCACCAGCGAGACTATGGGGCACTCTGCTGATCGTTTGGCTGCTGCCTTTGCCATATCCCGTTTGGAGCAGGATGAATATGCCCTCCGTTCACACACACTAGCTAAGAAAGCCCAGGATGGAGGGATGCTAGTAGATGTGGTACCCTTCAAAGTGCCAG GCAAAGAAACAGTTACCAAAGATAACGGGATCCGTCCTTCCTCATTGGAGCAGATGGGCAAGCTGAAGCCGGCTTTTGTCAAGCCCTATGGAACTGTTACAGCTGCCAACTCCTCCTTCCTG ACGGATGGTGCTTCGGCAGTTCTGCTTATGTCTGAGGAGAAAGCTCTGGCGCTGGGCTACAAACCGAAGGCCTACCTAAG GGACTTCGTGTATGTGTCCCAAGATCCAAAGGACCAGCTGCTACTGGG TCCAACCTATGCTACTCCCAAAGTGCTGGAGAAAGCGGGTCTGACCATGGCTGATATCGATGTGTTTGAATTCCATGAAGCTTTTGCT GGGCAGATCCTGGCTAACCTGAAGGCTATGGATTCAGACTGGTTTGCACAAAACTACATGGGCAGGAAGTCAAAG GTTGGAGCCCCTCCTCTGGAGAAGTTCAATACCTGGGGCGGTTCCCTCTCACTGGGCCATCCTTTTGCTGCCACTGGCTGCCGGCTGGTCATTACTGCTGCCCACAGGTTGAAGAAGGAGGGAGGGCAGTACGGCCTGGttgctgcctgtgcagcaggagggcag gGCCACGCAATGTTAGTGGAGCTTTACCCTCAGTAG
- the LOC115946071 gene encoding sterile alpha motif domain-containing protein 12-like: MDAGMQNGAEASLEGCLMAEELEEKQRPVAQWTVAEAGAWLAARSGAGELVELAHEHDVSGRVLLRLTEGTLRRMGVTPRSRRRDLLRELLQLRLQQELEELLSTVGK; the protein is encoded by the exons ATGGACGCTGGGATGCAGAATGGGGCTGAGGCATCACTGGAGGGATGCCTGATGGCTGAG gagctggaggagaagcagcGCCCGGTGGCGCAGTGGACGGTGGCCGAGGCTGGCGCCTGGCTGGCGGCACGCAGCGGGGCCggggagctggtggagctggcACATGAGCACGATGTCTCGGGCCGGGTCCTGCTGCGGCTGACGGAGGGGACCCTGCGGCGCATGGGGGTGACCCcgcggagccggcgccgggaCCTGCTGCGGGAGCTGCTGCAACTGCGGCTACAGCAGGAACTCGAGGAGCTGCTGAGCACCGTTGGCA AGTGA